The following coding sequences are from one bacterium window:
- a CDS encoding T9SS type A sorting domain-containing protein has translation MVRNKNALIIILFLISASSSYSFEGFVHRVILLGNSITVGKGSPDGLGFRDELYYRLKNIGFPLVLVGSAGINPFRGHYKSGAVIGDFYSGIAGNASFNVGPDMSRYKPTIAVIHLGTNDFWLGGEVIPYSYDGGLTFNRSVSGRLGHLIEFLLNWHNGTKGNDLQTIFVCKIIPKRSRHVQQIGEFNEAVSQIVEAANRGELATIPPGILKLVDQYSTFDIKTMLSPDGTHPNRKGYLHMTDIFFDAFMTLPLYLNPSGKKEFEEYTGKFIRDSIKVKITDGFGKGVGNVPVQFRVKEGDAVLAGSSKVYTDTMGIAFIDSVFMGNADSSLIIAFSSGLIDSTETFILKPRSYREISGEVVYFSSGLPVSNVYMQSDQSIENNVFSDDNGRYMMSVPIETTAVRITPFKDNTDTEISAFDAALTARYAMGIDTLGYMEKQAADVDGDSLVTINDALEILNHVVGIDTANSLIGRWVFNPPSVQLNSLTKDTSAEVIYAAVKGDVKGGWNNQGLSGLYSVSLGSQQKNYKEDGYYIVPVYIKGAGLLSSKVSLEFNPHSSKIIHISPAVPLLTFQTNISADRGKAVIAFCLRDEENNSGDSPILNIKIKSKNSGSSYIKIDDAFVNGFHASIENNYSAVEEEKNKNIDQPCVYVYPNPFNSTCNINYVLLRQSRVLIKVYDILGREIVVLFDGIDQQGWHSVIWDGKNSNGDNVMSGIYFARFSIDENDFVQKIQLIR, from the coding sequence ATGGTTCGGAATAAAAATGCATTGATTATAATACTTTTTTTAATTTCAGCCTCTTCCTCATACAGCTTTGAGGGATTTGTACACCGGGTAATTTTGCTTGGTAATTCTATAACAGTTGGGAAAGGAAGTCCAGACGGGCTTGGTTTCAGAGATGAACTGTACTATAGATTGAAAAATATCGGCTTTCCGTTAGTTCTTGTGGGATCAGCAGGTATTAATCCGTTTAGGGGGCATTATAAATCAGGAGCAGTTATTGGAGATTTTTATTCCGGAATAGCCGGTAATGCTTCATTTAATGTAGGGCCTGATATGTCAAGATACAAGCCTACAATTGCGGTAATTCATCTTGGGACAAATGATTTTTGGCTGGGCGGAGAAGTAATCCCTTATTCCTACGACGGAGGATTAACTTTTAACAGAAGTGTATCAGGGAGGCTTGGCCATCTTATTGAGTTTCTTTTAAATTGGCATAACGGAACAAAAGGAAATGACCTGCAAACAATTTTTGTCTGCAAAATTATTCCCAAAAGGAGCAGGCATGTGCAGCAGATCGGAGAATTTAATGAAGCAGTGAGCCAGATTGTGGAAGCTGCAAACAGGGGAGAACTGGCGACTATCCCTCCAGGTATCTTAAAACTTGTTGATCAATATTCAACATTTGATATTAAAACTATGCTGTCTCCTGATGGTACACATCCGAATCGCAAGGGTTATCTGCACATGACAGACATATTTTTTGACGCATTTATGACCCTTCCTCTTTACCTTAATCCATCGGGGAAAAAAGAATTTGAGGAATATACGGGTAAATTTATAAGAGATTCGATTAAGGTAAAAATAACAGATGGATTCGGAAAGGGAGTGGGAAATGTCCCTGTTCAGTTCCGTGTTAAGGAAGGCGATGCTGTTTTGGCAGGCAGCAGTAAAGTCTATACTGATACTATGGGAATAGCGTTTATTGACTCGGTATTCATGGGTAATGCGGATTCATCTTTAATTATAGCTTTTTCTTCCGGGCTTATAGATTCTACGGAAACTTTTATTCTTAAACCGCGTTCCTATAGAGAGATATCAGGAGAAGTAGTTTATTTTTCTTCAGGATTGCCGGTAAGCAATGTATACATGCAAAGTGATCAAAGTATTGAGAATAATGTATTTTCTGATGATAACGGACGATATATGATGAGTGTGCCGATAGAGACAACTGCAGTCAGAATCACTCCTTTTAAGGATAATACGGATACGGAAATATCAGCTTTTGATGCTGCTTTAACTGCACGCTATGCCATGGGGATTGATACTTTGGGATATATGGAAAAGCAAGCGGCAGATGTGGATGGTGATAGTCTTGTCACTATTAATGATGCTTTGGAAATTCTTAATCATGTTGTAGGCATTGATACTGCAAACAGTCTTATAGGCAGATGGGTTTTTAATCCTCCTTCAGTGCAGTTGAATTCATTAACAAAAGATACAAGTGCAGAAGTTATTTATGCTGCAGTAAAAGGAGATGTTAAGGGCGGCTGGAATAATCAGGGCCTTTCAGGCCTGTACTCGGTTTCTCTTGGCTCACAGCAGAAGAATTATAAAGAAGACGGATATTACATAGTACCTGTGTATATCAAGGGTGCGGGCCTGCTATCTTCAAAAGTGTCGTTGGAGTTTAATCCCCATTCTTCAAAAATAATTCATATTTCGCCTGCAGTACCATTACTGACATTCCAAACAAATATTTCAGCAGACAGAGGCAAAGCTGTAATAGCTTTTTGCCTGAGGGATGAAGAAAATAACTCAGGGGACAGCCCTATTTTAAATATTAAGATTAAATCGAAAAATTCGGGGTCTTCTTATATTAAAATTGATGATGCTTTTGTAAATGGTTTTCACGCCTCTATTGAAAATAATTATTCGGCAGTAGAAGAAGAAAAGAATAAGAATATTGATCAGCCATGTGTTTATGTATATCCGAATCCTTTTAACAGCACATGTAATATTAATTATGTTCTTCTTAGACAAAGCCGGGTTTTAATCAAAGTTTA